The Pseudomonadota bacterium DNA window CTCAATCCCTCAGCGAAATTTCACGCAGGCCGTCGGCCAGCAGGTTGAACCCGATCACCAGGCTTGAGATCGCGATCGACGGGAAGATCGCCATGTGCGGGAACACAGTGATCATCGCGCGCGCTTGCGAAACCATGCTACCCCAGTCGGGGTCCGGCGGCGGCAGGCCGAGGCCCAGGAAACCGAGGACGCCGATTGCGATGATGGTATAGCCCATGCGCAGGCACGCATCGACGATGATGGGACCGCGCGCGTTCGGCAGAAGCTCGACCAGCATGATGTAAAAGCTGGTCTCACCGCGAATCTGTGCCGCCGATACATACTCCAACCCTCGTATGTCGAGAACCAAGCCGCGAACGATACGCGCGATGGCCGGCGACGCCGCGGCGGTAACCGCAACGACGACGTTGACTGCCGATGGTCCAAAGGCCGACAGCAGAACGATAAAGAGAATGATCAGCGGGAACGACAGGATGATGTTGACGACAAACGAGACGATGCTGTCTACCCAACCGCCGAAGTAGCCAGACAAAACGCCCAGCGCGATGCCGACCGCGTAGGCCACGATCATGGCGATCGGCGCGACGGACAGGATGCGCTGCGCGCCGAAAATGATGCGCGAAAGAATGTCACGGCCACTGTCATCGGTACCCAACCAATGTAGCGCGCTCGGACCTTGCATGGCCGCGGTGAAATCAGACTCATTGGGGTCATAGGGCGCCAGCACCGGCGCAAAGAGGGCAACGATTACCCAAAACAGAACAATCGAGATGCCAATTATGGCGGCCCACGATTCACGAAGCAGACCGACGTTGTAGAGAATCTTGGCGAAACCCTGGCGGTCGGGTTGTTCGGAACTCTTGGGCGCACCCGGAGCCGGAGCGACTTGATCTTGCGTCTGATCGGTCATGGCATGCCCCTCACGTGAACCGGATTCGCGGATTGATGTACATGTACCCGACGTCACCGATCAGCTGCGTCGTCACCGCGATGAACACGGCAATCAGCGTTGCCGCTTCGACCAATGTAACGTCACCGAACAAAGCGGCTTCCAAAATCATCCGGCCGAATCCCGGATAGCTGAACGCAACTTCGGTCACGACCACGCCGGAAATAAGGAAGGGAATTTGCAGCAGGATGACCGTGAACGGGGTGATCAGCGCGTTACGCAGCGCATGACGCATAATGACGGTCTTGTAAGGCAAACCCTTCAAGATGGCCGTTCGAATGTAGGGTTTGGTCATTACTTCGACCATGGAACCGCGCACCATGCGCGCGACATAACCGAAGTCATAGAGAACGAGCACCGCGACCGGGAGCACCATCTGTGACGCCCATGACCACTCATCAAACCCCTGCAGTGTGCTTGTACCGGGAAGAATTGTCAGCCAGGCAACAAATATCGCCATGAGGAAAGTTGCCGAGGCAAACTCCGGTATCGATGTCAGCGTTATCCCCGTATAGGACAAACTTCGGTCGAGCACGCTGCCCTCGCGCATCCCCGACAAAACTCCGAATACAAGGGACAAGGGCACAATGATCGCAAAGGCGATGGCGGCCAGTACCAGCGTGTTGCCCAGCCGGTCCCAGATGATGTCGTTGACCGGGACCTTGAACAGCGTCGAATAGCCGAAATTCCCGAAGTATTGGTCGCCGCGTGGATCGCTGAAGTTCAGTTCAAGCTCGGGGTTCTGTAGTGGATCGGCGATCACGCCGGTCAACACACCCATCCAGCGCACATAGCGCACCAGCAGCGGATCACCCAGACTTAGCTTCTCGTAGAGGATCTCTTTTTGGGCTTCGGTCGCGTATGGACCAAGCGTCTTGCTTGCCACGTTGCCCGGCGTGAATTCGTAAAGTGCGAACACTAGGAATGACGCGACGACCATGGTGACGATCAGCATCACCACGCGCCTCAGGAAGAAAAAAAGCATTGCCCCTGCCTCAATCGCCCATGAAATCCGCCCGTCTTAGCCGGCTTTAGCCGATCTTGCAGGCTGGATCGGGAGGCATTCTGCGGATCGTGCCGGGCCTTGTCCATAGCGACACCGGCAAATTCTGTTCCAAACCGACCGCCTGGATCGATCGTGATATCGCTCGTTGGCGACCTAATTTTGGCGTTGCACAATGCGCCGTGAACAGCACCGGAGCCATCATGGATAAGCCGCAATCGGTCGCCGATTTGACTGAACTGGGCCGTGTTCGCCTCTCTGAACACTTCTTTATGCGCGAAATGCTCTACAGCGAAGTCGCCAACTATCATGGCGTGCCGAACATGCCCGACGACCCCGACACCGCGATCGCGGCGGGCAAAAGGCTTTGCGAGGAAATCCTCGAACCGCTTTATCGCGCGTTCGGCCACGTCACGATTCGCAGCGCCTTTCGCAGCCGCACCTTGAACGGCTTCTGTCATGAAAAGCACATGGAACTCTTGGCCCGTGGCGAAGCGGATCACGCCTACTACTGCGCGGACAACACCTATAACCGCGCGCGCCACGGCTGGGACCAGCGTGACGACGACGGATTCATGGGCGCGACCGTTTCCGCTGTCATCCCCTGGTACCTACCGCGCTTTGAACAGACGGGCGACCCGCGTCCGTTGGCGTGGTGGATCAGGGATCACATTCCCGCCTATTCCCAGATCGTGTTTTTCCCATGGATGTGCGCCTTCAACATTCGCTGGTACGAAGGCCCCAGCGCAAAGCCGATTCAAATTGACGACGGCGGACCGGGTGACCTCGAACTGTTGACCGATACATCGATGGATAACTTCAACGACGACCACAGCGCGCTTTATGAAGGTTTCCCGACACCGTGACATGACACGAGGCAACCATGCGTCTGCACCACCTTTACCTCATTCTGTGTGTCGTTGGTTTCATCGTCCCTTACGCGGAGTTCGTTTCCTGGCTGGTCGACAACGGCATCGACATTCCCGCCTTCTTCGACGCCATGCTGATCAACGGCATCAGCCGCTTCTTTGTGTGGGATGTCTTGATCTCCGCCGTCGCCGTGTTGGTCGCGACCTATGCGTGGCGTGACAAACTGCCTGTTCGATGGCCACCTGTTGTCGCAACCCTTCTGATCGGTGTCTCACTTGGCCTGCCGCTGCTGCTTTATCTGATGGAAAAGCAGAAGACGGGTGGCGCCCCAGCCTCGGCCTGGCGCTAGAGCGCTAACGCCAGCTTGCGGCCTTCGTAGATCGCGGCGGCGGCTTTGCGTGGCGCGAGACTGTCGCCGATGTTGTGAAGCGCGAATCCGTCGTCGCCTTCCAGCTCGTCGAACAAGTTTCGAACCGGCGCGTTGACCGTTGCGGTGACAAGTGTGTCGAAGTCGCATCGAACGACGGCGTCATCCAATGTGGATTGAAGCGACGCGGTGTTGCCGTCCCATGACAACAACGCGGTCTCTGTCAGACATACCACCTTCAACTGTGCCAGGCGTTTGATCAGCGGCGGTGTGGCGGCGCTGTTGACCAGTTCGGCGCCAACCACCGGATGGCGCGTGACGATGGTGACGTCATGGCCCTCCTCGGCGAGCTTCAGCGCGGTGCCGGCGCCCGGCCATTGGCCGAGGTCGTCAAGCACGAGCACCCGTTTGCCGCAGGCGGCACTGCCGTCGAGAACATCCTCGATCGCGAAGACATTCGCCTGGTCGACGCCCGGCAGGCGCTCGCGGAACGGCAGGGAACGCTGATAGCCGTCGCGCGCCGGTAGCGATCCCGTTGCATTGATAACCGTCTCCCAGTCACCGTCCCGCACGGCCTGGGCCGTCATGGTGACGCCGCGCCGCACCTCGACCTGCAACTGGGTGAGCTGGGTGTCGTACCAGGCGATCAGGTCGTCGATGACGTGGCGGCGCGGTTGACGCGCCGCGAGCCGGAACCGGCCGCCCAGATCGTTCGACTGTTCGACCAGCGTCACCTGGTGGCCCCGCTCGGCGGCGACGCGCGCGGCTTCCAGCCCCGCCGGTCCGCCGCCAACAACCAGAACACGTTTTGGTTTGTCGGCCGGCGTGAAGCGGTCGCCCTGCCACTGCCATTCCCGCCCCGCCGACGGGTTCACCAGACATGAGACCCAATAGTCGCGGGCGCGCCGGCCCCAACACAGCTGGTTGCAGGAGATGCAGGGGCGAATGTCCGCGGCCCTGCCCTCGCGCGCCTTGTTGGCGAGATGCGGATCGGCGATCTGGCCGCGCACGATCGAGACCAAATCCGCCTGGCCGCTGGCGATGACCTGCTCGGCGTTCTCCGGCGTGCGGACATGGCTTTCGGCCTGCACGACCGCGTGATGGCAGACCTCGCGGATCGAAGCGGCGAGCGGCGGCCCCTTCATCTCGTCAACCATGAAGGTCGGGATGATCTCGGCGAAGTTATAGAAACTACCGGTACCGACGGAGACATAATCCATCAGGCCGCGCTCATCGTGCCAGGCGACGATTTCCAGAACCGCCTCTAACGGTAGTCCGTTCGTCGTCAGATCGTCGCCGGAAACCGAAAGGCCGAGTACATAGTCATCACCGCAAGCCTTGCGTATGCGTTCCAGGATCGTCGCGGAAAACCGGCAGCGGTTCTCCAGAGAACCGCCCCAGCGGTCGTCGCGGCGGTTGGTAATCGGCGACCAGAACTGGTCTGCCAGACAGTTGTAGGCAGCAAGCAGATCGTTACCGTCGAAGCCCGCCCGTTTCGAACGTTCCGCCGCCGCGACGTAGGCATCGATGACCTCCTCGATCTCCGCCTCGGTCATGCCGTGGCTGCCGTCGGCGTCCTTGAGCGACGGCAAGCCCGAAGGTGACCAGTTGGCGTGCCAGGAATTGTCGAAGTCCGCGTGCTGGCCTGAATGATTGAGCTGCTGGATCATCACCGTGCCGTGTTCATGGCAGGCATCGGTGATGGCGGTGAGACCGGGAATGATGTCATCGCCGATCAGAAAACGGCCGCGGGTCAGCGCCCCGGAGGGATGGACCGAAGCGCCCTCGACGACGATCATCCCGGCGCCGCCCAATGCGCGTTCGCGATAGTACGCGAAATGACGCGGCCCAGGCATGCCGTCATGGCTCATGTTCGCGAGATGCGGGCCAAAGGTGAGCCGGTTCTTTAGCGTCACATGGCGTATCGCGAGCGGTTCGAAGAGATGCGGGAACGCTGCCGTCATCGCCAACTCCGCTAGAGCGCCAGGCCGACGCGGCGGCCATCGTAAATTGCGCCGGCGGCCTTGTGCGGCGCGACGCAGTCACCGATCGCGTGTATCTCGCGGTCGCTGTTTGCGAGCGCGCGGACAAGCGCGTCATCGGCGACCGCCGTGCCGGCGATCAGCAGCGTATCGAACGGCCGGGTTTCCTCAGCACCGCTCGCCAAATGACGAATGGTCGCGCCATCGCCCGTCCAGCGCATTACCGCGCTCATGGTCCGCATCGTAACGCCAGCCTTGGCGAGGCCTTTGCGCAATGCCTTGTCGACACCCATGCGCGCGGCGTCCTGCGCCACGGCGCCGTCGCGCGTCACAAGCATCACATCGTGACCGGCTTCAGCAAGCTTGAGTGCTGTGCCGGCCGCCGGCCAACCACCAATATCGTCAAGCACCAGGATCTCGCGGCCCGGCGTGATCGTGCCCGCCAGCACGTCGTTGATCGCGTGAGCGTTGCCACGTTCGACACCGGGCAGTCGGTCGACCTCCGGCAGTGCGCGTTGATAGCCAGTTCCTGCGGGCACCGCGCCCGTCGCGAGCACGATGGCATCGGCATCACTATTGCGCACACTATCCGCATCCAATCTGGTCTCGCGCAGCACGTCGACGCCAAGACGCGCGAGTTCGCGTTCATACCAGGCGAGATGGTCGCCGATCTCGTTGCGCATCGGCTGTTCGCCGGCAAGGCGGAACTGGCCACCGAGGTTCGCGCTTGCCTCGGCCAGGGTAACGGAATGGCCGCGCTCGGCGGCGACACGCGCCGCCTCCATGCCCGCCGGACCACCGCCGACAACCAGGACGCGGCGCGGCGTTGCAGCAGGCGCGAAGGAATCGCCGCCCCATTCGGTCTCGCGTCCGGCAGACGGGTTAACCAGGCAAGAGATCCAATAGTCGCGACGGCGCCGGCCGATGCACTGCTGGTTACACGCAATGCACGGGCGGATCCGCTCGGCATGGTCGGACCGGGCCTTCGCGACCAGCCAGGGGTCTGCGATCTGGCCACGCACGATCGACACCATGTCGGCGCTTTTCCCCGCCAGGATGCGCTCGGCGTTCTCCGGCGTCGTGACGCGCGCCTCGCACTGCACGCGCGCATGGTTGACGGCCGCTTTCAGCCGCGCGGCATGGGCCTCGCCGGTCGAGGCCTGTTCGAACGCCGTCGGGATGATGTTGGCGCCGCCCCAATAACTGCCGGTGCCGACGGTGACGTAGTCGATGAGCTCGCGTTCGTCATGCCAGGCAACCGCCTCGACCAGGTCATCGATCGTCTGTACGGCGCCCGCCTTCGGATCGATCGAGACGGCGAGGCCACAGATGAAATCGTCGCCGCATGCTTTGCGAATGCGGTCGTAGATCGCCGTCGAGAAGCGCATGCGATTATCGAAGCTGCCGCCCCACTGATCGCCACGGCGATTGGTAAAGGGCGACCAGAACTGTTCAAGCAAGGCGCTGTAGGCCGCCATAATCTCGATACCATCGAAGCCGGCTTGCTGGGCACGGCGGGCGGCCGCGACGTGCGCTTCGATCACTTCCTCGATCTCCGCCGCCGTCATGGCGTGGCTGCCGTCGCTGTTGAACATGGATGGCAGGCCGGACGGCGACCAGCTTTCGCGGAAGCTGTTGTCCCAATCGCCGTGGGCGCCAACATGATAGAGCTGCTGGATGATGGCGGCGCCGTGGCTCTTCACTTCCTCGGTGATGCGGCGAAACGGATCGATGATCGCGTCGCTTTCGCTCAGGAAGTTGCCGCGGGTCAGGACGGCCGTTTCGTGCGCGGGTACCGGCTCGACGACGATCATGGCAGCGCCGCCGCGCGCACGCTCGCGGTAGTAGCCGAAGTGACGGTCGCCGGGGATGCCCTCTTCACTCATGTTCGCGGTGTGCGCACCGAAGACGACGCGGTTCTTCAGCGTCAGATGGCGCAATGTGAGCGGCGCGAAGACGTGCGGATAAGGCGTGGTCATCGACGAAGGCCTATCGGGCATGACGTTTCGAAGCGTAGACTGCATCGGTGCCGAACCGGCAACAAATTCGTCACCTGGCCGGCCCGAGGTGGATACCGGATGCAGCTTTCCCGACTCTTTCTGAATGTCCTGGACGCCGACACCTTGGCGACCTTCTACACCGACGTTCTGGGAATGCGCGATCTGGGCCAGCCCGGCTCACCCGCCTTGGGCTACGACACCGGCCAGTGTCTGCTGGCTTTCAATGCAGGCGATTTCGGGCCCTATGAACCGGCGCCGAACGATCTCTATTGGAAGATCGGTATCACCCTTCGCGATCTCGATCGGGCGGTCGCCTATCTGCGAGAACGCGGATGGCCGGTCACCGACACCCGCCAATTTCGCGACATCGGCTATATGGCGCATCTCAATGACCCCGAAGGCTTCGCCATCGAGTTGCTGCAGCAGGGCTTCGAAGGCAACGCAGCGCCCGCGGGCAACGGCCACCCGATCGGCGGTCAGGCGATCCTGGCGCACCTCACCCTGCGCATCACCGACCTGGCGGCGGCGCAGCGGTTCTGCGAGGGCCAACTCGGCATGCGGCTGATGTCCATTCAGCCCGTCCCCGAACGCGGCTTCACACTCTGTTTCTACGCCTGGAGCGATGAACCGTTGCCAGACCCGGACCTGAAGGCGGTCGAGAACCGCGAATGGCTGTGGGCAAGACCCTACACCCTGCTGGAGTTGCAGCACTGGCACGAGACCGACGGGCCGATGGCGAGACCCCGGGCGCACCTGGCGGGCTTCGCCGGATTTGCCTATGGCGGCGACGTTACCGATCTCATAAGGATGCCCCTTTCAACGCTCGCCGATCTGCTCTAAACGGCCCCCCGCAATCGTTCCGAGGCGAAGGCCATGTCAATGAACAACACGCTCGCCAACCTTCTGGCATCGACCCACACGGCGTTTGGCAACGCGCGGCTAAACTTCGGCGCACCGGTCGATGCCATCGATGAGGCTCTTGCCGGTCTGGACAGCCTTGATGCTGATGCGGCGGCGTCCAAGCGTCCTTCCAAGGCACATGTCGCGTTTGTCACGCGACACATGAATGACGGCGGCACGCAGCATGGCGATGCCAATCGGCTGCGCCAGGACATTACCGCTTCAGCCGATCAATTGCCCTGGATGTCGTCGTTCTATCCTGAAGACGGATACGCGGATATCGGACGGTTCTATGACGGCTACGCCTTTGCAATGGCCGCTGGCGATCCGGTCTACGGCGATGAATCGGTTTGGCAATCGCGCGAGGTCGGCCTGAGCTACACGGTCCAGGCGCCGCACACGCTCTATCCCGAACACGCGCATACCGCCGTTGAACTCTACTACGTCGTCTCCGGCAAGGCGCTTTGGAAACGAGGAAGCGAGCCATGGGTCGCCCGTTATCCCGGCGACATCATTCTGCACGAAACCGGTATGCGCCACGCCATGATGACCGGCGACGAACCTCTGGTCGCCTGCGCAATCTGGATCTCGCACACGCAATCGCGGGTGGTCATCGTGCGCTCGTAGGACTGCGTCTACCTCATTGGAAGCAACCCGTCTGGACATCTTGCCTTGGCCAGACCTACTGCCTTACCCTCTGCGCCGACCAGCCAATCCGGCGGATAATGGGCACCGGATGTCCGTGATCGACGGACATACGAAAGGGCGATTGATGATATCAGCACGACAGCTGCCGAGCTTGATCGGCACCGCCCCGCTAACACGTTGCCTCGCCGGGGCCGCGACGGTTCTGTTTTTCCTGGTCGTCGCCGGCAACGTCTCCGCCTACACGTTCGAGTACTGCAAGGCATACGCCGATAAGGTGGTTCAGGAGTCGACGTCGGCAGCGCTGTCGAACGCTATGCGCGGCACCACATCGGACCCCGGCCTGAGCGGCCTGACCGGCAGCGGCTCAACCAACGATCCCAACAGCCTGAGCTCTGTTCTTGGCGGCCTTGCCGAACAACAAGACCAGCAGTCGCTGTGGCAGAGAACATTCAACCATTGCATGGGCGTCAGCCGCTAAGCGGCGCGCAGCATCAACGACCTCGAGGAGGTGGCGATGAAAACAACTCAATTCCTGAAGGCAGGCCTTGTCGCCATCACGTTCGCGCTGGGCGCGGCCGCGGCGGCACCGGCCAGCGCGCAAGAAGAAGCGACGGCGCGCGACATCAACGATATCACCTGCCGCGATGTCATCCGCATGAGCGGTGACGACCGCGATATCGCCGTGGCCTTCCTGCACGGCTATATCCTGGGCGACGGTGAATCGACCGAGTTTGTCGTCGAGGAGCTCTACCTGGCGACCGACCTCTTCATCGAGTACTGCCTGGACAACACCGACGACGTCGCGGTCGAAGCACTGCGCAAGCACGTCGAGTAGGCATTACCCTTAAACGAAACGCGGCCCGGTGCGTGAGCGCCGGGCCGCCTGTCGTCTGACGTGAGCAAGGAAGGTCTACTCCTCGTGCTTCACGTCCTCTTCCAGATCGATATCGACAACATCGAACCCGACCGGTTTGCGCGCCCAGGGATAGCCGTTCACGGCCAACTCGTAGCCGATATCATAGAGCTCACGCATGTATTCTAGGTCGAACGCCTCCTGCGGTTCCTTATCGAAGTCATCGGGCACGTAGGCCAGATAGAAATCGTTGCCGTCCCTGAGCGACGTCAGATAGATGCGGTCGAGGTCGCCGATGCCTTGCGTGCGGATCAGTGACGACACGGACGCGCCGACAATCGAGAAGATGTCCGGGTTGACCGTCGACCAGCGGGCGTCGAGCGGCGAGTTGCGGATGACATAGACTTCCGGGCGCCCCTGGACGTCCAGGATCTCCATCAGCGCGGGCCAGTCGATGGTCGTTGGATAGACGAAGACCTGCGATACCGCGCCGCCGTCAACATGCAGCTCGTCGTAGCGTTGGCCTTCGAACTCAACCTCAAACAGCACGGGCGGAAACGCGCCGGGGACAGAGGCCGACGCAAGCAGCACGTCGCTGATCAAGTCGCGTTTATCGGGCCGGTCGCTGGCGGCAATTGCCGTGATGTTCCAGATGACCGGCCGCTTGGCGTCAAGGTTGGTCGTGCTGACAAAGAGCCTGCGGCCCTTCTTAAAGGCCTCCGCCAATTCGTTCATGAGTTGCGGCGTCATGTAGCCGTAGATGATCTCGCGCAACTTTTCGGTGCTGGCGGCCGCGTCGCCGGTGATGATCTCTGTCCACGACCGCGCCGTGACCAGGTCGTCGGTCGTATAGAGCGTGTACATATCCTTCAGCGTCTGATCGTAATCGGACCCCAGAAAGGCGAAGGGTGCGATCAAGGCACCGGTGCTGATGCCGGTCACCATGGTGAACTCCGGCCGCGTGCCTGTTTCTGTCCAGCCGTTCAAGAGCCCGGCGCCAAAGGCGCCATCCGGCCCACCACCGGAAATGGCCAGATAATAGTGTGGCACACCGACAATGCCGGTCTGGCGCGCGCGGATCTCCTCGACCGTTGAGTTGGCAAGCCGCTCAAGCAGGAAATCAGGCGTCGCATCACCCCAAAAGCGCGCGTTCGGCACGCCGGGAATCTCAGCCATTTGCTCCTGCGGATCCGGCAAGGGCTTGCGGTCAGGCACGGTGCCGCAGGCCGCCAGCACACTCATGAGGGCGGCCATCAGCACCGCCGCCAATGTTGTCGGGTTCATGTGTCCCCCAATCCGAATCAGATGTTCCCCAGGTGCGGCCAGTTAATTTCCGGGACCCCGTGGAGGTCAACAAACATCTTCAGAAATGTTGCCATTCCTTCTCAAACACTGGATTTTCGGCGATCAGGCGGCGACAGAGGGCGCCTGTAACGGGTCGACCGCATTCGTTGCAAAGGTGACGCCGGTCACCAATTGAAGCTGGAAACAACAGACCCTGCGCTTACATTGTGAGGGCTTATCCCGGGGCAGGCAGTGTGGGGGGTCCTATGTCGACGACGTTGACGATCGTGCTGGTGCTGTTGGTGCTGGTGGTGCTGGTCATTGTTTGGGCCATCGCGATCTACAATCGCCTGGTGACCCGGCGACAGCAGACCGAGGAAGGTTGGAGCGGCATCGACGTGCAGCTCAAGCGCCGGTCGAACCTGATCCCCAACCTGGTCGAGACCGTCAAAGGCTACGCGTCGCACGAACAGGAGACACTGGACAACGTCACGGCCATGCGCGCGAAGGCCGACGCGGCGCCCGGCGATTCACCTGAAGCGCGCGGCCAGGCGGAGAGCGCGCTGTCGGGCGCCCTGGTGCAGCTCTTCGCGGTCGCCGAGAATTATCCGGACCTGAAAGCCAGCAGCAACTTCATCGAATTGCAGGCCGCGCTGGCCGAGGTCGAAGACCAGATCCAGATGGCGCGTCGTTACTACAACGGTGCCGTGCGCAATATGAACATTCTGGTCGACTCCTTCCCCAGCAACATCGTCGCCAAACGCTACGACTTCCAGAAAGCCGTCTACTTCGAAATCGACGATCCCGCCGACAAGGCCGTGCCAAAGGTTGAATTCGGATCCTAGTGCGATGTCCTGCCAATGTGGTCTGATGTTGTGGCTACGCCGGTCAGCGCTCGGCGCGTTGGCCGTATTTCTGTTGCTTGGTGCCGGCGAAACCCACGCCCAGTCGACACCGGAACGCATCAAGTCATACATCTCCGACATCACGGTCCAAACCGACGGTACGCTGCTGGTCCGCGAGACGATTACCGTTCATGCCGCCGGCTACAAGATCAAGCGCGGTATCTATCGCGACTTTCCGACAATCTATTCAGGCCCGCTGGGCCTGAAGCAAAGAACCGGCTTCGACCTCATCGAAGTCCTGCGCGATGGCGAGCCGGAGCCCCACTTCACCGAAGCGTTGGGGAACGGCGTCAGACTCTATATCGGCGACGAGAACACGTACCTGCCGGAAGGCGACTACACCTACACCATCGTTTACGAGAGCGACTGGCAGATCCGCTTCGATGAGGATTTTGACGAGCTCTACTGGAACGTGACCGGCAACGACTGGGACTTCACCATCGAACGCGCCGAAGCGCGGGTGACGTTACCGGCCGGCGCCGAGGTCCTTGAGGTCAACGCCTATACAGGCAGCTACGGCCAAACCGGCACCAACTACAAAAGCGCGATCGTCGCCAACAACGTCGTCCAGATCGCCACGACCAGCCCGCTCTCGCCTTATCAGGGACTGACGATCTCAGTGACCTGGCCAAAGGGTGTCGTCGCCGAACCGAGCGGCGCCGACCGCGCCTTCAATCTTCTGACCGACAACCTATCCATCCTGATCGGTGTTTTGGGCTTCGTCTTGACCGTCCTCTTTTTCTTAAGGCTGTGGAACCGAGTCGGACGCGATCCGGAGAAGGGTGTCGTCATCCCGCTGTTCAAGGCCCCGGACGGCATGCCGCCGGTGGTCGTCGGCTATACCGCTTCTTGGGGATTTGGCGCCGGCTTCAGCCGGTCGCGCGCGTTCGCCGTGGCGCTGACCAGCATGGCGACTAAGGGCGCGGTCTCTATCGTCGAGAACGACGACGACAGCTTCACGGTCACGCGCGCGGAGGATGCGGACCGAAGCCGCCTTTCGCCCGGCGAGAAGGCCGTTTTCGATGAACTCTTCGGCGGCTGGTCGACCAGCATTACGTTAAGCAGGACCTATGACCCCGAGATCGGCGCGGCGGTCAAGGCGCTCGCAAAACTGATCAACGGCGAATACACAGACGTCTACTTCCGCAAAAACCGGGGTGCTTGGGCCGGCGGAACAGCCTTGGCCGTGATCAGCGCCGTGATCGCCGCGGTCGTTGACGCGCAGCGTCTGGACGATCTGTTCATCGTCGGCTTTCTGTCACTATTCGGTCTCGCCTTCGGCTTCGGCGCGGCGATGCTGTGGATCAGACTGGCGCCGCTGG harbors:
- a CDS encoding patatin-like phospholipase family protein — its product is MNPTTLAAVLMAALMSVLAACGTVPDRKPLPDPQEQMAEIPGVPNARFWGDATPDFLLERLANSTVEEIRARQTGIVGVPHYYLAISGGGPDGAFGAGLLNGWTETGTRPEFTMVTGISTGALIAPFAFLGSDYDQTLKDMYTLYTTDDLVTARSWTEIITGDAAASTEKLREIIYGYMTPQLMNELAEAFKKGRRLFVSTTNLDAKRPVIWNITAIAASDRPDKRDLISDVLLASASVPGAFPPVLFEVEFEGQRYDELHVDGGAVSQVFVYPTTIDWPALMEILDVQGRPEVYVIRNSPLDARWSTVNPDIFSIVGASVSSLIRTQGIGDLDRIYLTSLRDGNDFYLAYVPDDFDKEPQEAFDLEYMRELYDIGYELAVNGYPWARKPVGFDVVDIDLEEDVKHEE
- a CDS encoding DUF2207 domain-containing protein, yielding MLWLRRSALGALAVFLLLGAGETHAQSTPERIKSYISDITVQTDGTLLVRETITVHAAGYKIKRGIYRDFPTIYSGPLGLKQRTGFDLIEVLRDGEPEPHFTEALGNGVRLYIGDENTYLPEGDYTYTIVYESDWQIRFDEDFDELYWNVTGNDWDFTIERAEARVTLPAGAEVLEVNAYTGSYGQTGTNYKSAIVANNVVQIATTSPLSPYQGLTISVTWPKGVVAEPSGADRAFNLLTDNLSILIGVLGFVLTVLFFLRLWNRVGRDPEKGVVIPLFKAPDGMPPVVVGYTASWGFGAGFSRSRAFAVALTSMATKGAVSIVENDDDSFTVTRAEDADRSRLSPGEKAVFDELFGGWSTSITLSRTYDPEIGAAVKALAKLINGEYTDVYFRKNRGAWAGGTALAVISAVIAAVVDAQRLDDLFIVGFLSLFGLAFGFGAAMLWIRLAPLVAGKFEFSARRLIGLLAGLVFAVMFSAPAIGALSFAATMISLPVFIIMLLNAGTVVLFWFLLRAPTMHGRQVMDEIEGYKLYLSVAESDRMNMFGTEPAMTLELFERHLPYAMALDVAEAWTEHFEAQIPPEQLNDSTYRPRWYRSHRGISQLSSMTSTLSSSLSTTVSSASTRPSSSSSGGSSGGGSSGGGGGGGGGGGW
- a CDS encoding LemA family protein codes for the protein MLVLLVLVVLVIVWAIAIYNRLVTRRQQTEEGWSGIDVQLKRRSNLIPNLVETVKGYASHEQETLDNVTAMRAKADAAPGDSPEARGQAESALSGALVQLFAVAENYPDLKASSNFIELQAALAEVEDQIQMARRYYNGAVRNMNILVDSFPSNIVAKRYDFQKAVYFEIDDPADKAVPKVEFGS